A region of Actinomycetota bacterium DNA encodes the following proteins:
- a CDS encoding putative baseplate assembly protein: protein MSLEAPNLDDRRFQGLVDDAKRYVQQRCPEWTDHNVSDPGVTLIETFAFMADQLVYRLNQVPDKIYTKFLDLLDLRLYPPAAAKADVTFRLSAPQEEPVVIPQGTEVATPRTDLDEAVIFQTLQRFEIQPASFHRAATQRQGEDADDKTRALRGSGFDAFGAEPAVGDTMMIGLDKAIPNHLLHLRMSCQIDGVGVDPEWPPLVWEAWVGKGWEECDLEIDTTGGLNRAGDLELHIPAAHTESLVAGEKAGWIRCRVVQAVEGQPQYSATPKIESIEAATIGGTTRVINAATVENEVVGLSEGVPGQRFKLETTPVVADSLPLVLEVAAGSGWDEWRQVQTFAESGPDDRVFIVDPVNGDLAFGPAVREPDGSLTQYGAVPPKGAPMRLKAYLTGGGRHGNAEAGKVTILRDSIPFVTSVKNRFAASGGVDAESLDDAKRRGSVLLRTRNRAVTAEDYEALARESSPEVARIRAVAASDGAEAGTVRMLVVPSATDENGRLGFEQLIPADETLERIAMYLDERRTIGTRVVVEPPVYQGIRIDARVKLRPGSSGDRVKRDAIAALYRYYHALIGGPEGDGWPFGRPIHVGEVHSVLQRVDGVDYVVDALLRAADPVSGELSDAMQRIDIDTHALVFSYEHQILVEGA from the coding sequence GTGAGCCTGGAAGCCCCCAACCTCGACGACCGGCGCTTCCAGGGTCTGGTCGACGATGCCAAGCGCTACGTGCAGCAGCGCTGCCCCGAGTGGACCGACCACAACGTCTCGGACCCCGGAGTGACCCTGATCGAGACGTTCGCCTTCATGGCGGACCAGCTGGTCTACCGACTCAACCAGGTCCCCGACAAGATCTACACCAAGTTCCTCGACCTGCTCGACCTGCGTCTGTACCCGCCGGCCGCCGCCAAGGCGGATGTCACGTTCCGGTTGTCGGCTCCGCAGGAGGAGCCGGTCGTCATCCCACAGGGAACCGAGGTTGCCACGCCCCGGACGGACCTCGACGAGGCGGTGATCTTCCAGACGCTGCAACGTTTCGAGATCCAGCCCGCCAGCTTCCACCGTGCCGCCACACAGCGTCAGGGCGAGGACGCGGACGACAAGACGCGTGCGCTGCGCGGGAGCGGCTTCGATGCGTTCGGTGCGGAGCCCGCAGTCGGCGACACGATGATGATCGGTCTCGACAAGGCCATCCCCAACCACCTGCTCCACCTGCGGATGAGCTGCCAGATCGACGGCGTCGGCGTGGACCCGGAATGGCCACCGTTGGTGTGGGAAGCCTGGGTCGGCAAGGGCTGGGAGGAGTGCGACCTCGAGATCGACACCACCGGCGGACTGAACCGCGCCGGTGATCTCGAGCTGCACATCCCCGCGGCTCACACGGAGTCGCTGGTCGCGGGCGAGAAGGCGGGATGGATCCGCTGCCGCGTGGTCCAGGCCGTCGAAGGGCAACCTCAGTACAGCGCGACCCCGAAGATCGAGAGCATCGAGGCCGCGACGATCGGTGGGACGACGCGGGTGATCAACGCGGCGACGGTCGAGAACGAGGTCGTCGGCCTGTCCGAGGGCGTGCCGGGGCAGCGCTTCAAGCTCGAAACGACGCCCGTCGTCGCCGACAGCCTCCCGCTGGTGCTCGAGGTCGCCGCGGGATCCGGGTGGGACGAGTGGCGCCAGGTCCAGACCTTCGCGGAGTCGGGCCCCGATGACCGGGTGTTCATCGTCGATCCCGTCAACGGCGACCTCGCTTTCGGCCCCGCCGTACGGGAGCCCGACGGCTCGCTGACGCAGTACGGGGCGGTCCCCCCGAAGGGAGCCCCGATGCGCCTGAAGGCGTACCTGACCGGCGGTGGTCGTCACGGCAACGCCGAGGCCGGGAAGGTGACCATCCTCCGCGACTCCATCCCCTTCGTCACGTCGGTCAAGAACCGTTTCGCCGCTTCGGGCGGAGTCGACGCCGAGAGCCTCGACGACGCCAAGCGCCGCGGATCCGTGCTCCTGCGTACTCGCAACCGCGCGGTCACGGCCGAGGACTACGAGGCGCTGGCGCGGGAGTCGTCCCCGGAGGTCGCACGCATCCGAGCGGTCGCGGCAAGCGATGGGGCCGAGGCCGGGACGGTCCGGATGCTGGTGGTCCCGTCGGCGACCGACGAGAACGGCCGCCTCGGCTTCGAGCAGCTCATCCCGGCCGACGAGACCCTCGAGCGCATCGCCATGTACCTCGACGAGCGCCGGACCATCGGAACGCGTGTCGTCGTGGAGCCTCCGGTCTACCAGGGCATCCGCATCGACGCTCGCGTCAAGCTCCGCCCCGGTTCCAGCGGTGACCGCGTCAAGCGCGACGCCATCGCTGCCCTCTACCGCTACTACCACGCGCTGATCGGGGGACCGGAGGGCGACGGCTGGCCCTTCGGACGCCCGATCCACGTGGGCGAGGTTCACTCGGTGCTGCAGCGGGTGGACGGCGTCGACTACGTCGTCGACGCGCTTCTGCGAGCAGCCGACCCCGTCAGCGGTGAGCTGTCGGACGCCATGCAGCGGATCGACATCGACACGCACGCGCTCGTGTTCTCCTACGAGCACCAGATCCTGGTCGAGGGGGCATAA
- a CDS encoding phage tail protein I, producing MRGALDGLANPFPLGLMLPGMFQGDDFVQRFTAGLDDALAPMLSTLDNLEAYFDPELAPSDFVAWLSQWVGVPVDEEWSDERKRQVVAQAASLYGRQGTVAGLRDVIALYTGAEVEVDENGGVAWSALPGGEFPGSPEPKVKVTIRASTDEPVNAERVERLVAAAVPAHVPFEVEVRTG from the coding sequence ATGCGGGGCGCACTAGACGGGTTGGCCAACCCGTTCCCCCTGGGGCTGATGCTTCCGGGGATGTTCCAGGGCGACGACTTCGTCCAGCGGTTCACCGCTGGGCTAGACGACGCGCTGGCGCCGATGCTGTCGACGCTCGACAACCTCGAGGCCTACTTCGACCCGGAGCTGGCGCCGAGCGACTTCGTCGCCTGGCTGTCGCAGTGGGTCGGCGTACCCGTCGACGAGGAGTGGTCCGACGAGCGGAAGCGCCAGGTCGTCGCACAGGCGGCCTCCCTCTACGGAAGGCAGGGCACCGTCGCGGGACTCCGCGACGTGATCGCCCTGTACACCGGTGCCGAGGTCGAGGTCGACGAGAACGGCGGCGTGGCGTGGTCCGCACTCCCCGGGGGCGAGTTCCCAGGTAGTCCGGAACCCAAGGTCAAGGTCACCATCCGTGCCTCCACCGACGAACCGGTGAACGCTGAGCGCGTCGAGCGGCTGGTCGCCGCCGCTGTGCCGGCGCACGTCCCGTTCGAGGTGGAGGTCCGCACCGGATGA